The nucleotide window CATTGATTATTTCACCTTCAGGATTCTCACCTTATAAATTCCGTTATCTTTTATCACTACAAACGGGTATCCTAAGGATTTGCATAAAGAAGGTAAAGTAACATGTACTGCGGGCTCGTGATCTGTTAATACTTCTAGCATTTGTCCAACTTTCATTTTCTTCAATTTTTTGCTTGCGCTCATTTCTGGAACAGGACATTCTTCTCCTCTAACATCAAGAACCTCGTCTGGCTGTCTTAAAGTTAGATCTTCCACTTTGACTCCCTCAAAATATTACGTATTTTTAGGTAATTATAAAAGTTGTGATATTATAAACCCTTATTAAAGTTGGTATAATTAAATTGTAATTATCATATCTACAATATCTAATATTTTTGCATAAAAATTATAAAACACCTTATCTAGCAAAGCTAACTAACCCAAAAGATTTTTACTTCACATTTTTATGATTGTTTAATGATAAGAATAGACTTTTTATTCTTAAAATTAAATTCAGTTATCCATTAAATGGCTAAAGATAAGTTTTTAAATAGAATTAGCATCATTTTAAACAATGATAGAGGAAACTACACTGATTTACGCTGAAGATTTCAAGCCGTTATTAGACTTGGAAAACTCGTATAAATTATATAAATTATCAAATATAAAAAAGCTAGATTTTGGTTATATTTGTTACCTTACCATGTTCAAACTAAAAGTAGAATGTATTTGCAAACCAAGAAAAGATGGCTTGGACATAATAGAAAAGAATGGAAGGTTCATAATAGATATAACATTCCAGAAGGAAAGTGAAGAGAGAATAAATGTAAAAATAAGTTACAGAGGAATTCTCGAAAAACTCCTAAGTAGCATAGCAAACTCCATAAGGAAAAATTTGGAAGAGTATTCGAGGTACTTGTTGAGGAAACAAAAAGTTGAAAATAATTTTAGAATTTCTACTCTTAAGCCAGATAAGGTAGTAGATCTTAGAGGGGAAGAATGCCCAGTTCCAGAAATAACGTTAAAGAGAGAATTGATGAAGGCTAATAGGGGAGAAATAGTAGAAGTTTTGACTGATAATCCTGCCGCAGTAGCTCACACTATTCCAGAAATAATTAAGTTATTTAACTGTAGATATGAGGTCTTGAAATACGAAGACTACGTATCTTTTAGGATTTTAGTTTTAAGTAATATAATTAACACTGATGAATACGTTAAGGCTATTAAGGAATTTAATGAGATTAGAATTAAAGAACTAATTAGGGATAAGAAATTTATGTCATTTTTATATACATATTTTATGAAACTCCATAAAACTGAAAAAGTTAATGATTTTAGGAATTATATATTTAACTGTGAAAAAGATATTTGTCTAGTCTCCTCTGCACCTCTAGGTAGAGGTTGGCTATTTACTGGACTGGTTAAGAATAACAAAATAGTATGTGCTAGGATTGACACTAAAGACGGAACCTTATTAGATTACGAAGCCTTAGAATATTTAAAGAAGTTATCCAGTGGTGTTTCACCAATTTTACTCAAAATGATACAATTTCTATGGAAGAGAAAAATATCAGAGCGGAGTTAGAAAAATCGGCTTATTTCAACACAAGAAGCAAAAAATTTTCATATTTGTTGAAGAAACTAACAGAAAACGAGTTTATATATAAAGAGTAATACCATTTGTCTAGTATTATCAATAGAGGAAAGTAGGTGGAAGGACGAGATGAACAAGAAAAGGTT belongs to Saccharolobus solfataricus and includes:
- a CDS encoding sulfurtransferase TusA family protein → MEDLTLRQPDEVLDVRGEECPVPEMSASKKLKKMKVGQMLEVLTDHEPAVHVTLPSLCKSLGYPFVVIKDNGIYKVRILKVK
- a CDS encoding sulfurtransferase TusA family protein, encoding MIEETTLIYAEDFKPLLDLENSYKLYKLSNIKKLDFGYICYLTMFKLKVECICKPRKDGLDIIEKNGRFIIDITFQKESEERINVKISYRGILEKLLSSIANSIRKNLEEYSRYLLRKQKVENNFRISTLKPDKVVDLRGEECPVPEITLKRELMKANRGEIVEVLTDNPAAVAHTIPEIIKLFNCRYEVLKYEDYVSFRILVLSNIINTDEYVKAIKEFNEIRIKELIRDKKFMSFLYTYFMKLHKTEKVNDFRNYIFNCEKDICLVSSAPLGRGWLFTGLVKNNKIVCARIDTKDGTLLDYEALEYLKKLSSGVSPILLKMIQFLWKRKISERS